A region from the Lycium barbarum isolate Lr01 chromosome 8, ASM1917538v2, whole genome shotgun sequence genome encodes:
- the LOC132606276 gene encoding pentatricopeptide repeat-containing protein At4g33990 isoform X1: MSVLRSILPCHRGRLLLAFRCWRSTKSLPVSSFCCKLYSSGSCNEVLSNGIASKEKEFDFERLFHSCTKIYILKCLHALLVVSGKAQSIFIGTRLVNLYAHLGDVSLSRKTFCMIENKDAYTWNSMVSAYVRNGHFRESLNCLNEMLSTGDVKPDFYTFPPVLKACDNIIDGIRIHCWASKLGLEWDVFVAASLVHMYCRFQSSTVAFRIFKNMPYRDMGCWNAMISGFCQNGNAMEALSLLDEMRLEGIKMDSVTIATVLPICAQLGDIVHGMLIHLYVIKHGLELDVFVSNALINMYARFGELRHAQKVFDDMMALRDLVSWNSLIAAYEQNNVPEKALKYFQAMMITGIRPDLLTLVSLASSIAQTKSFRCCGSVHGFILRRSWIQKDVIIGNAVVDMYAKLGLIHCSRKVFDEIPIKDVVSWNSMITGYAQNGLASEAIEIYNMMKECDNIAPNQGTWVSILPAYAYLGALQEGTRTHGYVFKVALNLEVFVGTSLIDLYGKCGRLDDAMSLFHEVPRMSSVPWNAIISCHGIHGRGRVSLKLFNDMLDECVKPDHVTFLSLLAACSHSGLVDEGKRYFQMMEQEFGIKPVLKHYSCMVDLFARAGRLETAYHFIKSMPLQPDASVWGALLGACRVHGNVELGKLASDHLFEVDPENVGYYVVLSNMYANYGEWEGVNEVRSLVRDRGLKKTPGWSSIELNNKIEVFYTGNQSHPQCDEIYEELGILTAKMKTLGYTPDYTFVLQDVEDDEKEQILTSHSERLAIAYGILNTPPKSPLRIYKNLRVCGDCHNVTKLISKITEREIIVRDSNRFHHFKNGICSCGDYW, from the exons ATGTCAGTGCTGAGGTCAATATTGCCATGTCACAGAGGTAG ATTATTATTGGCCTTCAGATGTTGGCGTTCCACAAAATCTCTGCCagtctcctctttctgttgcaaGTTATACTCAAGTGGAAGTTGCAATGAGGTATTATCAAATGGTATTGCAAGCAAGGAaaaagagtttgattttgagcgTTTATTCCACTCTTGTACCAAAATCTACATTCTGAAGTGCCTTCATGCCCTTCTCGTTGTGTCAGGGAAGGCTCAGAGTATCTTTATTGGCACCAGACTTGTGAATCTTTATGCTCACTTGGGTGACGTTTCTTTGTCACGGAAGACTTTCTGCATGATAGAGAATAAAGATGCTTATACCTGGAATTCGATGGTATCAGCTTATGTTCGTAATGGTCATTTCCGTGAATCTCTGAATTGTTTGAATGAAATGTTGTCCACAGGTGATGTTAAGCCTGACTTCTACACTTTTCCTCCAGTGTTGAAAGCTTGTGATAATATAATCGATGGTATAAGGATACACTGCTGGGCTTCAAAACTTGGGTTAGAGTGGGATGTGTTTGTAGCTGCCTCCTTGGTGCATATGTATTGCCGTTTCCAATCTTCTACTGTTGCCTTTAGAATTTTTAAGAACATGCCTTATCGGGATATGGGTTGTTGGAATGCTATGATATCTGGGTTTTGTCAGAATGGAAATGCTATGGAGGCATTGAGCCTGTTGGATGAGATGAGATTAGAGGGTATAAAAATGGATTCAGTGACTATTGCAACAGTACTTCCTATATGTGCACAGCTTGGTGATATTGTGCATGGGATGTTAATTCACTTGTATGTTATAAAGCATGGACTAGAATTAGATGTCTTTGTATCGAATGCCTTAATAAACATGTATGCCAGATTTGGTGAGTTAAGACATGCACAAAAagtatttgatgatatgatggcattaAGAGATTTAGTATCATGGAACTCTTTAATTGCTGCATATGAGCAAAATAATGTTCCCGAAAAAGCACTGAAGTACTTTCAAGCGATGATGATAACTGGGATTCGGCCTGACTTGTTGACGTTGGTGAGCTTAGCTTCTAGTATAGCTCAGACCAAAAGTTTTCGTTGTTGCGGATCAGTTCATGGATTTATATTGAGGAGATCTTGGATTCAGAAAGATGTTATTATTGGTAATGCTGTTGTGGATATGTATGCAAAATTGGGTCTTATTCATTGTAGTCGTAAGGTTTTTGATGAGATCCCTATTAAGGATGTAGTGTCATGGAACTCAATGATCACAGGTTATGCTCAAAATGGACTTGCAAGTGAGGCTATTGAAATTTACAACATGATGAAAGAGTGTGATAACATAGCTCCAAACCAAGGAACTTGGGTGAGCATTTTGCCAGCTTATGCTTATCTAGGAGCATTGCAAGAAGGAACAAGGACTCATGGGTATGTTTTCAAAGTAGCTCTTAATTTGGAAGTCTTTGTTGGTACCTCCCTCATTGACCTTTATGGAAaatgtggaagactggatgatGCCATGTCTTTGTTTCATGAGGTGCCTAGGATGAGTTCAGTCCCTTGGAATGCCATAATATCATGTCATGGTATTCATGGACGTGGTAGGGTTTCTCTGAAGCTATTCAATGATATGCTGGATGAATGTGTTAAACCAGATCATGTAACATTTTTATCTCTATTGGCAGCTTGTAGCCATTCAGGGTTAGTTGATGAAGGTAAAAGATACTTTCAAATGATGGAGCAAGAGTTTGGCATCAAACCTGTTCTAAAGCACTATAGCTGCATGGTTGATCTGTTTGCTAGGGCTGGGCGCCTAGAAACGGCATACCATTTTATAAAAAGCATGCCTTTGCAGCCTGATGCTTCAGTTTGGGGTGCTCTTCTTGGTGCATGTAGAGTACATGGAAATGTTGAGCTGGGTAAATTGGCTTCAGATCATTTGTTTGAAGTCGATCCAGAGAATGTTGGGTATTATGTTGTGCTGTCTAACATGTATGCTAATTATGGGGAATGGGAGGGGGTGAATGAAGTGAGATCATTGGTTAGAGACAGGGGGTTGAAGAAGACTCCTGGATGGAGCTCAATTGAACTAAACAATAAGATTGAAGTCTTTTATACGGGAAATCAGTCTCATCCACAATGCGATGAGATATATGAGGAATTAGGTATTTTAACTGCTAAGATGAAGACCTTAGGTTATACTCCAGACTATACCTTTGTATTGCAAGATGTTGAGGATGATGAAAAGGAACAAATTCTTACCAGTCATAGTGAGAGATTGGCTATTGCTTATGGAATTCTAAACACTCCTCCTAAAAGTCCATTACGGATCTATAAGAACTTGCGGGTTTGTGGCGACTGTCACAATGTGACTAAACTAATTTCTAAGATAACAGAGAGAGAGATTATTGTAAGGGACTCCAATCGCTTTCATCACTTCAAGAATGGTATTTGTTCGTGTGGGGATTACTGGTAA
- the LOC132606276 gene encoding pentatricopeptide repeat-containing protein At4g33990 isoform X3 yields MSVLRSILPCHRGRLLLAFRCWRSTKSLPVSSFCCKLYSSGSCNEVLSNGKAQSIFIGTRLVNLYAHLGDVSLSRKTFCMIENKDAYTWNSMVSAYVRNGHFRESLNCLNEMLSTGDVKPDFYTFPPVLKACDNIIDGIRIHCWASKLGLEWDVFVAASLVHMYCRFQSSTVAFRIFKNMPYRDMGCWNAMISGFCQNGNAMEALSLLDEMRLEGIKMDSVTIATVLPICAQLGDIVHGMLIHLYVIKHGLELDVFVSNALINMYARFGELRHAQKVFDDMMALRDLVSWNSLIAAYEQNNVPEKALKYFQAMMITGIRPDLLTLVSLASSIAQTKSFRCCGSVHGFILRRSWIQKDVIIGNAVVDMYAKLGLIHCSRKVFDEIPIKDVVSWNSMITGYAQNGLASEAIEIYNMMKECDNIAPNQGTWVSILPAYAYLGALQEGTRTHGYVFKVALNLEVFVGTSLIDLYGKCGRLDDAMSLFHEVPRMSSVPWNAIISCHGIHGRGRVSLKLFNDMLDECVKPDHVTFLSLLAACSHSGLVDEGKRYFQMMEQEFGIKPVLKHYSCMVDLFARAGRLETAYHFIKSMPLQPDASVWGALLGACRVHGNVELGKLASDHLFEVDPENVGYYVVLSNMYANYGEWEGVNEVRSLVRDRGLKKTPGWSSIELNNKIEVFYTGNQSHPQCDEIYEELGILTAKMKTLGYTPDYTFVLQDVEDDEKEQILTSHSERLAIAYGILNTPPKSPLRIYKNLRVCGDCHNVTKLISKITEREIIVRDSNRFHHFKNGICSCGDYW; encoded by the exons ATGTCAGTGCTGAGGTCAATATTGCCATGTCACAGAGGTAG ATTATTATTGGCCTTCAGATGTTGGCGTTCCACAAAATCTCTGCCagtctcctctttctgttgcaaGTTATACTCAAGTGGAAGTTGCAATGAGGTATTATCAAATG GGAAGGCTCAGAGTATCTTTATTGGCACCAGACTTGTGAATCTTTATGCTCACTTGGGTGACGTTTCTTTGTCACGGAAGACTTTCTGCATGATAGAGAATAAAGATGCTTATACCTGGAATTCGATGGTATCAGCTTATGTTCGTAATGGTCATTTCCGTGAATCTCTGAATTGTTTGAATGAAATGTTGTCCACAGGTGATGTTAAGCCTGACTTCTACACTTTTCCTCCAGTGTTGAAAGCTTGTGATAATATAATCGATGGTATAAGGATACACTGCTGGGCTTCAAAACTTGGGTTAGAGTGGGATGTGTTTGTAGCTGCCTCCTTGGTGCATATGTATTGCCGTTTCCAATCTTCTACTGTTGCCTTTAGAATTTTTAAGAACATGCCTTATCGGGATATGGGTTGTTGGAATGCTATGATATCTGGGTTTTGTCAGAATGGAAATGCTATGGAGGCATTGAGCCTGTTGGATGAGATGAGATTAGAGGGTATAAAAATGGATTCAGTGACTATTGCAACAGTACTTCCTATATGTGCACAGCTTGGTGATATTGTGCATGGGATGTTAATTCACTTGTATGTTATAAAGCATGGACTAGAATTAGATGTCTTTGTATCGAATGCCTTAATAAACATGTATGCCAGATTTGGTGAGTTAAGACATGCACAAAAagtatttgatgatatgatggcattaAGAGATTTAGTATCATGGAACTCTTTAATTGCTGCATATGAGCAAAATAATGTTCCCGAAAAAGCACTGAAGTACTTTCAAGCGATGATGATAACTGGGATTCGGCCTGACTTGTTGACGTTGGTGAGCTTAGCTTCTAGTATAGCTCAGACCAAAAGTTTTCGTTGTTGCGGATCAGTTCATGGATTTATATTGAGGAGATCTTGGATTCAGAAAGATGTTATTATTGGTAATGCTGTTGTGGATATGTATGCAAAATTGGGTCTTATTCATTGTAGTCGTAAGGTTTTTGATGAGATCCCTATTAAGGATGTAGTGTCATGGAACTCAATGATCACAGGTTATGCTCAAAATGGACTTGCAAGTGAGGCTATTGAAATTTACAACATGATGAAAGAGTGTGATAACATAGCTCCAAACCAAGGAACTTGGGTGAGCATTTTGCCAGCTTATGCTTATCTAGGAGCATTGCAAGAAGGAACAAGGACTCATGGGTATGTTTTCAAAGTAGCTCTTAATTTGGAAGTCTTTGTTGGTACCTCCCTCATTGACCTTTATGGAAaatgtggaagactggatgatGCCATGTCTTTGTTTCATGAGGTGCCTAGGATGAGTTCAGTCCCTTGGAATGCCATAATATCATGTCATGGTATTCATGGACGTGGTAGGGTTTCTCTGAAGCTATTCAATGATATGCTGGATGAATGTGTTAAACCAGATCATGTAACATTTTTATCTCTATTGGCAGCTTGTAGCCATTCAGGGTTAGTTGATGAAGGTAAAAGATACTTTCAAATGATGGAGCAAGAGTTTGGCATCAAACCTGTTCTAAAGCACTATAGCTGCATGGTTGATCTGTTTGCTAGGGCTGGGCGCCTAGAAACGGCATACCATTTTATAAAAAGCATGCCTTTGCAGCCTGATGCTTCAGTTTGGGGTGCTCTTCTTGGTGCATGTAGAGTACATGGAAATGTTGAGCTGGGTAAATTGGCTTCAGATCATTTGTTTGAAGTCGATCCAGAGAATGTTGGGTATTATGTTGTGCTGTCTAACATGTATGCTAATTATGGGGAATGGGAGGGGGTGAATGAAGTGAGATCATTGGTTAGAGACAGGGGGTTGAAGAAGACTCCTGGATGGAGCTCAATTGAACTAAACAATAAGATTGAAGTCTTTTATACGGGAAATCAGTCTCATCCACAATGCGATGAGATATATGAGGAATTAGGTATTTTAACTGCTAAGATGAAGACCTTAGGTTATACTCCAGACTATACCTTTGTATTGCAAGATGTTGAGGATGATGAAAAGGAACAAATTCTTACCAGTCATAGTGAGAGATTGGCTATTGCTTATGGAATTCTAAACACTCCTCCTAAAAGTCCATTACGGATCTATAAGAACTTGCGGGTTTGTGGCGACTGTCACAATGTGACTAAACTAATTTCTAAGATAACAGAGAGAGAGATTATTGTAAGGGACTCCAATCGCTTTCATCACTTCAAGAATGGTATTTGTTCGTGTGGGGATTACTGGTAA
- the LOC132606276 gene encoding pentatricopeptide repeat-containing protein At4g33990 isoform X4 has product MSVLRSILPCHRGRLLLAFRCWRSTKSLPVSSFCCKLYSSGSCNEAQSIFIGTRLVNLYAHLGDVSLSRKTFCMIENKDAYTWNSMVSAYVRNGHFRESLNCLNEMLSTGDVKPDFYTFPPVLKACDNIIDGIRIHCWASKLGLEWDVFVAASLVHMYCRFQSSTVAFRIFKNMPYRDMGCWNAMISGFCQNGNAMEALSLLDEMRLEGIKMDSVTIATVLPICAQLGDIVHGMLIHLYVIKHGLELDVFVSNALINMYARFGELRHAQKVFDDMMALRDLVSWNSLIAAYEQNNVPEKALKYFQAMMITGIRPDLLTLVSLASSIAQTKSFRCCGSVHGFILRRSWIQKDVIIGNAVVDMYAKLGLIHCSRKVFDEIPIKDVVSWNSMITGYAQNGLASEAIEIYNMMKECDNIAPNQGTWVSILPAYAYLGALQEGTRTHGYVFKVALNLEVFVGTSLIDLYGKCGRLDDAMSLFHEVPRMSSVPWNAIISCHGIHGRGRVSLKLFNDMLDECVKPDHVTFLSLLAACSHSGLVDEGKRYFQMMEQEFGIKPVLKHYSCMVDLFARAGRLETAYHFIKSMPLQPDASVWGALLGACRVHGNVELGKLASDHLFEVDPENVGYYVVLSNMYANYGEWEGVNEVRSLVRDRGLKKTPGWSSIELNNKIEVFYTGNQSHPQCDEIYEELGILTAKMKTLGYTPDYTFVLQDVEDDEKEQILTSHSERLAIAYGILNTPPKSPLRIYKNLRVCGDCHNVTKLISKITEREIIVRDSNRFHHFKNGICSCGDYW; this is encoded by the exons ATGTCAGTGCTGAGGTCAATATTGCCATGTCACAGAGGTAG ATTATTATTGGCCTTCAGATGTTGGCGTTCCACAAAATCTCTGCCagtctcctctttctgttgcaaGTTATACTCAAGTGGAAGTTGCAATGAG GCTCAGAGTATCTTTATTGGCACCAGACTTGTGAATCTTTATGCTCACTTGGGTGACGTTTCTTTGTCACGGAAGACTTTCTGCATGATAGAGAATAAAGATGCTTATACCTGGAATTCGATGGTATCAGCTTATGTTCGTAATGGTCATTTCCGTGAATCTCTGAATTGTTTGAATGAAATGTTGTCCACAGGTGATGTTAAGCCTGACTTCTACACTTTTCCTCCAGTGTTGAAAGCTTGTGATAATATAATCGATGGTATAAGGATACACTGCTGGGCTTCAAAACTTGGGTTAGAGTGGGATGTGTTTGTAGCTGCCTCCTTGGTGCATATGTATTGCCGTTTCCAATCTTCTACTGTTGCCTTTAGAATTTTTAAGAACATGCCTTATCGGGATATGGGTTGTTGGAATGCTATGATATCTGGGTTTTGTCAGAATGGAAATGCTATGGAGGCATTGAGCCTGTTGGATGAGATGAGATTAGAGGGTATAAAAATGGATTCAGTGACTATTGCAACAGTACTTCCTATATGTGCACAGCTTGGTGATATTGTGCATGGGATGTTAATTCACTTGTATGTTATAAAGCATGGACTAGAATTAGATGTCTTTGTATCGAATGCCTTAATAAACATGTATGCCAGATTTGGTGAGTTAAGACATGCACAAAAagtatttgatgatatgatggcattaAGAGATTTAGTATCATGGAACTCTTTAATTGCTGCATATGAGCAAAATAATGTTCCCGAAAAAGCACTGAAGTACTTTCAAGCGATGATGATAACTGGGATTCGGCCTGACTTGTTGACGTTGGTGAGCTTAGCTTCTAGTATAGCTCAGACCAAAAGTTTTCGTTGTTGCGGATCAGTTCATGGATTTATATTGAGGAGATCTTGGATTCAGAAAGATGTTATTATTGGTAATGCTGTTGTGGATATGTATGCAAAATTGGGTCTTATTCATTGTAGTCGTAAGGTTTTTGATGAGATCCCTATTAAGGATGTAGTGTCATGGAACTCAATGATCACAGGTTATGCTCAAAATGGACTTGCAAGTGAGGCTATTGAAATTTACAACATGATGAAAGAGTGTGATAACATAGCTCCAAACCAAGGAACTTGGGTGAGCATTTTGCCAGCTTATGCTTATCTAGGAGCATTGCAAGAAGGAACAAGGACTCATGGGTATGTTTTCAAAGTAGCTCTTAATTTGGAAGTCTTTGTTGGTACCTCCCTCATTGACCTTTATGGAAaatgtggaagactggatgatGCCATGTCTTTGTTTCATGAGGTGCCTAGGATGAGTTCAGTCCCTTGGAATGCCATAATATCATGTCATGGTATTCATGGACGTGGTAGGGTTTCTCTGAAGCTATTCAATGATATGCTGGATGAATGTGTTAAACCAGATCATGTAACATTTTTATCTCTATTGGCAGCTTGTAGCCATTCAGGGTTAGTTGATGAAGGTAAAAGATACTTTCAAATGATGGAGCAAGAGTTTGGCATCAAACCTGTTCTAAAGCACTATAGCTGCATGGTTGATCTGTTTGCTAGGGCTGGGCGCCTAGAAACGGCATACCATTTTATAAAAAGCATGCCTTTGCAGCCTGATGCTTCAGTTTGGGGTGCTCTTCTTGGTGCATGTAGAGTACATGGAAATGTTGAGCTGGGTAAATTGGCTTCAGATCATTTGTTTGAAGTCGATCCAGAGAATGTTGGGTATTATGTTGTGCTGTCTAACATGTATGCTAATTATGGGGAATGGGAGGGGGTGAATGAAGTGAGATCATTGGTTAGAGACAGGGGGTTGAAGAAGACTCCTGGATGGAGCTCAATTGAACTAAACAATAAGATTGAAGTCTTTTATACGGGAAATCAGTCTCATCCACAATGCGATGAGATATATGAGGAATTAGGTATTTTAACTGCTAAGATGAAGACCTTAGGTTATACTCCAGACTATACCTTTGTATTGCAAGATGTTGAGGATGATGAAAAGGAACAAATTCTTACCAGTCATAGTGAGAGATTGGCTATTGCTTATGGAATTCTAAACACTCCTCCTAAAAGTCCATTACGGATCTATAAGAACTTGCGGGTTTGTGGCGACTGTCACAATGTGACTAAACTAATTTCTAAGATAACAGAGAGAGAGATTATTGTAAGGGACTCCAATCGCTTTCATCACTTCAAGAATGGTATTTGTTCGTGTGGGGATTACTGGTAA
- the LOC132606276 gene encoding pentatricopeptide repeat-containing protein At4g33990 isoform X6, with protein sequence MSQRLLLAFRCWRSTKSLPVSSFCCKLYSSGSCNEAQSIFIGTRLVNLYAHLGDVSLSRKTFCMIENKDAYTWNSMVSAYVRNGHFRESLNCLNEMLSTGDVKPDFYTFPPVLKACDNIIDGIRIHCWASKLGLEWDVFVAASLVHMYCRFQSSTVAFRIFKNMPYRDMGCWNAMISGFCQNGNAMEALSLLDEMRLEGIKMDSVTIATVLPICAQLGDIVHGMLIHLYVIKHGLELDVFVSNALINMYARFGELRHAQKVFDDMMALRDLVSWNSLIAAYEQNNVPEKALKYFQAMMITGIRPDLLTLVSLASSIAQTKSFRCCGSVHGFILRRSWIQKDVIIGNAVVDMYAKLGLIHCSRKVFDEIPIKDVVSWNSMITGYAQNGLASEAIEIYNMMKECDNIAPNQGTWVSILPAYAYLGALQEGTRTHGYVFKVALNLEVFVGTSLIDLYGKCGRLDDAMSLFHEVPRMSSVPWNAIISCHGIHGRGRVSLKLFNDMLDECVKPDHVTFLSLLAACSHSGLVDEGKRYFQMMEQEFGIKPVLKHYSCMVDLFARAGRLETAYHFIKSMPLQPDASVWGALLGACRVHGNVELGKLASDHLFEVDPENVGYYVVLSNMYANYGEWEGVNEVRSLVRDRGLKKTPGWSSIELNNKIEVFYTGNQSHPQCDEIYEELGILTAKMKTLGYTPDYTFVLQDVEDDEKEQILTSHSERLAIAYGILNTPPKSPLRIYKNLRVCGDCHNVTKLISKITEREIIVRDSNRFHHFKNGICSCGDYW encoded by the exons ATGTCACAGAG ATTATTATTGGCCTTCAGATGTTGGCGTTCCACAAAATCTCTGCCagtctcctctttctgttgcaaGTTATACTCAAGTGGAAGTTGCAATGAG GCTCAGAGTATCTTTATTGGCACCAGACTTGTGAATCTTTATGCTCACTTGGGTGACGTTTCTTTGTCACGGAAGACTTTCTGCATGATAGAGAATAAAGATGCTTATACCTGGAATTCGATGGTATCAGCTTATGTTCGTAATGGTCATTTCCGTGAATCTCTGAATTGTTTGAATGAAATGTTGTCCACAGGTGATGTTAAGCCTGACTTCTACACTTTTCCTCCAGTGTTGAAAGCTTGTGATAATATAATCGATGGTATAAGGATACACTGCTGGGCTTCAAAACTTGGGTTAGAGTGGGATGTGTTTGTAGCTGCCTCCTTGGTGCATATGTATTGCCGTTTCCAATCTTCTACTGTTGCCTTTAGAATTTTTAAGAACATGCCTTATCGGGATATGGGTTGTTGGAATGCTATGATATCTGGGTTTTGTCAGAATGGAAATGCTATGGAGGCATTGAGCCTGTTGGATGAGATGAGATTAGAGGGTATAAAAATGGATTCAGTGACTATTGCAACAGTACTTCCTATATGTGCACAGCTTGGTGATATTGTGCATGGGATGTTAATTCACTTGTATGTTATAAAGCATGGACTAGAATTAGATGTCTTTGTATCGAATGCCTTAATAAACATGTATGCCAGATTTGGTGAGTTAAGACATGCACAAAAagtatttgatgatatgatggcattaAGAGATTTAGTATCATGGAACTCTTTAATTGCTGCATATGAGCAAAATAATGTTCCCGAAAAAGCACTGAAGTACTTTCAAGCGATGATGATAACTGGGATTCGGCCTGACTTGTTGACGTTGGTGAGCTTAGCTTCTAGTATAGCTCAGACCAAAAGTTTTCGTTGTTGCGGATCAGTTCATGGATTTATATTGAGGAGATCTTGGATTCAGAAAGATGTTATTATTGGTAATGCTGTTGTGGATATGTATGCAAAATTGGGTCTTATTCATTGTAGTCGTAAGGTTTTTGATGAGATCCCTATTAAGGATGTAGTGTCATGGAACTCAATGATCACAGGTTATGCTCAAAATGGACTTGCAAGTGAGGCTATTGAAATTTACAACATGATGAAAGAGTGTGATAACATAGCTCCAAACCAAGGAACTTGGGTGAGCATTTTGCCAGCTTATGCTTATCTAGGAGCATTGCAAGAAGGAACAAGGACTCATGGGTATGTTTTCAAAGTAGCTCTTAATTTGGAAGTCTTTGTTGGTACCTCCCTCATTGACCTTTATGGAAaatgtggaagactggatgatGCCATGTCTTTGTTTCATGAGGTGCCTAGGATGAGTTCAGTCCCTTGGAATGCCATAATATCATGTCATGGTATTCATGGACGTGGTAGGGTTTCTCTGAAGCTATTCAATGATATGCTGGATGAATGTGTTAAACCAGATCATGTAACATTTTTATCTCTATTGGCAGCTTGTAGCCATTCAGGGTTAGTTGATGAAGGTAAAAGATACTTTCAAATGATGGAGCAAGAGTTTGGCATCAAACCTGTTCTAAAGCACTATAGCTGCATGGTTGATCTGTTTGCTAGGGCTGGGCGCCTAGAAACGGCATACCATTTTATAAAAAGCATGCCTTTGCAGCCTGATGCTTCAGTTTGGGGTGCTCTTCTTGGTGCATGTAGAGTACATGGAAATGTTGAGCTGGGTAAATTGGCTTCAGATCATTTGTTTGAAGTCGATCCAGAGAATGTTGGGTATTATGTTGTGCTGTCTAACATGTATGCTAATTATGGGGAATGGGAGGGGGTGAATGAAGTGAGATCATTGGTTAGAGACAGGGGGTTGAAGAAGACTCCTGGATGGAGCTCAATTGAACTAAACAATAAGATTGAAGTCTTTTATACGGGAAATCAGTCTCATCCACAATGCGATGAGATATATGAGGAATTAGGTATTTTAACTGCTAAGATGAAGACCTTAGGTTATACTCCAGACTATACCTTTGTATTGCAAGATGTTGAGGATGATGAAAAGGAACAAATTCTTACCAGTCATAGTGAGAGATTGGCTATTGCTTATGGAATTCTAAACACTCCTCCTAAAAGTCCATTACGGATCTATAAGAACTTGCGGGTTTGTGGCGACTGTCACAATGTGACTAAACTAATTTCTAAGATAACAGAGAGAGAGATTATTGTAAGGGACTCCAATCGCTTTCATCACTTCAAGAATGGTATTTGTTCGTGTGGGGATTACTGGTAA